In Fusarium oxysporum f. sp. lycopersici 4287 chromosome 2, whole genome shotgun sequence, a genomic segment contains:
- a CDS encoding pyridoxamine 5'-phosphate oxidase yields MNDGTFPEISMFILGIKSANRNFLHFEDVMTPPPADSAVRTFFPLEHPIPSYASKSVQLFSTAKMALHSADTSKLIFAPAGHQATGQAEQFTKGTLVRSQLNPTSPIPQFHAWFSRAQENDSGVDHPESCTLSTASLPSGRISSRTVYLKELDNRGFVIYTNLGTSRKAADIATNPRAAMLFFWESLQRQVHVEGRVEKISREESQTYYDTRARGSRIGAWASRQGQVLEPQGDDDDGRKQLEGWVKEVEKRFEGQEKIPVPEFWGGLRIIPDRIEFWQGRESRLHDRFVYEREGEEEEWTLKRLSP; encoded by the exons ATGAATGATGGTACATTTCCTGAAATCTCAATGTTTATCCTTGGAATAAAGTCAGCAAATAGAAACTTCCTTCACTTCGAAGATGTCATGACTCCACCACCCGCCGATAGCGCAGTACGTACCTTCTTTCCTCTTGAACATCCCATTCCATCGTATGCCTCAAAGTCCGTCCA GTTGTTCTCTACTGCAAAAATGGCGCTTCATTCAGCAGATACTTCGAAGCTCATCT TCGCCCCCGCGGGCCATCAGGCAACGGGTCAAGCCGAGCAGTTTACCAAAGGAACTCTCGTCCGCTCACAGCTCAACCCAACATCACCTATCCCTCAATTCCACGCATGGTTCTCCCGTGCCCAAGAGAATGATTCTGGCGTAGATCATCCTGAATCATGCACTctctcaacagcatctcTCCCCTCAGGCCGTATCTCCTCTCGTACTGTGTATCTAAAGGAGCTCGACAACCGCGGCTTCGTCATCTACACTAACCTGGGCACGTCTCGCAAGGCAGCTGATATAGCGACCAACCCCCGTGCTGCGATGTTGTTCTTCTGGGAATCCCTACAGCGCCAAGTCCATGTTGAAGGACGGGTGGAGAAGATCTCCCGTGAAGAAAGTCAGACGTACTACGACACACGAGCTCGGGGAAGCAGAATCGGTGCATGGGCTAGTCGACAGGGTCAAGTACTTGAGCCACAAggtgacgacgacgatggcCGCAAGCAGCTGGAAGGATGGGTTAAAGAGGTCGAGAAGCGGTTTGAGGGGCAGGAGAAAATCCCTGTTCCTGAGTTCTGGGGTGGGCTGAGGATTATCCCGGATAGGATCGAGTTCTGGCAGGGAAGGGAGAGTAGACTTCACGACAGGTTCGTCTATGAACGGGagggcgaggaagaggagtGGACATTGAAGAGGCTGAGTCCTTGA
- a CDS encoding pyridoxamine 5'-phosphate oxidase, giving the protein MNDGTFPEISMFILGIKSANRNFLHFEDVMTPPPADSAVRTFFPLEHPIPSYASKSVHSRLFSTAKMALHSADTSKLIFAPAGHQATGQAEQFTKGTLVRSQLNPTSPIPQFHAWFSRAQENDSGVDHPESCTLSTASLPSGRISSRTVYLKELDNRGFVIYTNLGTSRKAADIATNPRAAMLFFWESLQRQVHVEGRVEKISREESQTYYDTRARGSRIGAWASRQGQVLEPQGDDDDGRKQLEGWVKEVEKRFEGQEKIPVPEFWGGLRIIPDRIEFWQGRESRLHDRFVYEREGEEEEWTLKRLSP; this is encoded by the exons ATGAATGATGGTACATTTCCTGAAATCTCAATGTTTATCCTTGGAATAAAGTCAGCAAATAGAAACTTCCTTCACTTCGAAGATGTCATGACTCCACCACCCGCCGATAGCGCAGTACGTACCTTCTTTCCTCTTGAACATCCCATTCCATCGTATGCCTCAAAGTCCGTCCA CTCTAGGTTGTTCTCTACTGCAAAAATGGCGCTTCATTCAGCAGATACTTCGAAGCTCATCT TCGCCCCCGCGGGCCATCAGGCAACGGGTCAAGCCGAGCAGTTTACCAAAGGAACTCTCGTCCGCTCACAGCTCAACCCAACATCACCTATCCCTCAATTCCACGCATGGTTCTCCCGTGCCCAAGAGAATGATTCTGGCGTAGATCATCCTGAATCATGCACTctctcaacagcatctcTCCCCTCAGGCCGTATCTCCTCTCGTACTGTGTATCTAAAGGAGCTCGACAACCGCGGCTTCGTCATCTACACTAACCTGGGCACGTCTCGCAAGGCAGCTGATATAGCGACCAACCCCCGTGCTGCGATGTTGTTCTTCTGGGAATCCCTACAGCGCCAAGTCCATGTTGAAGGACGGGTGGAGAAGATCTCCCGTGAAGAAAGTCAGACGTACTACGACACACGAGCTCGGGGAAGCAGAATCGGTGCATGGGCTAGTCGACAGGGTCAAGTACTTGAGCCACAAggtgacgacgacgatggcCGCAAGCAGCTGGAAGGATGGGTTAAAGAGGTCGAGAAGCGGTTTGAGGGGCAGGAGAAAATCCCTGTTCCTGAGTTCTGGGGTGGGCTGAGGATTATCCCGGATAGGATCGAGTTCTGGCAGGGAAGGGAGAGTAGACTTCACGACAGGTTCGTCTATGAACGGGagggcgaggaagaggagtGGACATTGAAGAGGCTGAGTCCTTGA
- a CDS encoding pyridoxamine 5'-phosphate oxidase has translation MHLLIPNFSSRLFSTAKMALHSADTSKLIFAPAGHQATGQAEQFTKGTLVRSQLNPTSPIPQFHAWFSRAQENDSGVDHPESCTLSTASLPSGRISSRTVYLKELDNRGFVIYTNLGTSRKAADIATNPRAAMLFFWESLQRQVHVEGRVEKISREESQTYYDTRARGSRIGAWASRQGQVLEPQGDDDDGRKQLEGWVKEVEKRFEGQEKIPVPEFWGGLRIIPDRIEFWQGRESRLHDRFVYEREGEEEEWTLKRLSP, from the exons ATGCATCTTCTAATACCTAACTTCAGCTCTAGGTTGTTCTCTACTGCAAAAATGGCGCTTCATTCAGCAGATACTTCGAAGCTCATCT TCGCCCCCGCGGGCCATCAGGCAACGGGTCAAGCCGAGCAGTTTACCAAAGGAACTCTCGTCCGCTCACAGCTCAACCCAACATCACCTATCCCTCAATTCCACGCATGGTTCTCCCGTGCCCAAGAGAATGATTCTGGCGTAGATCATCCTGAATCATGCACTctctcaacagcatctcTCCCCTCAGGCCGTATCTCCTCTCGTACTGTGTATCTAAAGGAGCTCGACAACCGCGGCTTCGTCATCTACACTAACCTGGGCACGTCTCGCAAGGCAGCTGATATAGCGACCAACCCCCGTGCTGCGATGTTGTTCTTCTGGGAATCCCTACAGCGCCAAGTCCATGTTGAAGGACGGGTGGAGAAGATCTCCCGTGAAGAAAGTCAGACGTACTACGACACACGAGCTCGGGGAAGCAGAATCGGTGCATGGGCTAGTCGACAGGGTCAAGTACTTGAGCCACAAggtgacgacgacgatggcCGCAAGCAGCTGGAAGGATGGGTTAAAGAGGTCGAGAAGCGGTTTGAGGGGCAGGAGAAAATCCCTGTTCCTGAGTTCTGGGGTGGGCTGAGGATTATCCCGGATAGGATCGAGTTCTGGCAGGGAAGGGAGAGTAGACTTCACGACAGGTTCGTCTATGAACGGGagggcgaggaagaggagtGGACATTGAAGAGGCTGAGTCCTTGA
- a CDS encoding pyridoxamine 5'-phosphate oxidase, translating to MALHSADTSKLIFAPAGHQATGQAEQFTKGTLVRSQLNPTSPIPQFHAWFSRAQENDSGVDHPESCTLSTASLPSGRISSRTVYLKELDNRGFVIYTNLGTSRKAADIATNPRAAMLFFWESLQRQVHVEGRVEKISREESQTYYDTRARGSRIGAWASRQGQVLEPQGDDDDGRKQLEGWVKEVEKRFEGQEKIPVPEFWGGLRIIPDRIEFWQGRESRLHDRFVYEREGEEEEWTLKRLSP from the exons ATGGCGCTTCATTCAGCAGATACTTCGAAGCTCATCT TCGCCCCCGCGGGCCATCAGGCAACGGGTCAAGCCGAGCAGTTTACCAAAGGAACTCTCGTCCGCTCACAGCTCAACCCAACATCACCTATCCCTCAATTCCACGCATGGTTCTCCCGTGCCCAAGAGAATGATTCTGGCGTAGATCATCCTGAATCATGCACTctctcaacagcatctcTCCCCTCAGGCCGTATCTCCTCTCGTACTGTGTATCTAAAGGAGCTCGACAACCGCGGCTTCGTCATCTACACTAACCTGGGCACGTCTCGCAAGGCAGCTGATATAGCGACCAACCCCCGTGCTGCGATGTTGTTCTTCTGGGAATCCCTACAGCGCCAAGTCCATGTTGAAGGACGGGTGGAGAAGATCTCCCGTGAAGAAAGTCAGACGTACTACGACACACGAGCTCGGGGAAGCAGAATCGGTGCATGGGCTAGTCGACAGGGTCAAGTACTTGAGCCACAAggtgacgacgacgatggcCGCAAGCAGCTGGAAGGATGGGTTAAAGAGGTCGAGAAGCGGTTTGAGGGGCAGGAGAAAATCCCTGTTCCTGAGTTCTGGGGTGGGCTGAGGATTATCCCGGATAGGATCGAGTTCTGGCAGGGAAGGGAGAGTAGACTTCACGACAGGTTCGTCTATGAACGGGagggcgaggaagaggagtGGACATTGAAGAGGCTGAGTCCTTGA
- a CDS encoding protein pyrABCN produces MALVSQPPASARQIGAEDDGLVCLELEDGSSFQGYSFGAQKSIAGELVFQTGMVGYPESVTDPSYRGQILVITFPLVGNYGVPSREAMDELLGDLPAHFESSEIHIAGLVTASYAGEDFSHFLAKSSLGTWLKEQGVPAMYGVDTRSLTKRIREKGSMLGKMRLETRGLTNGSVNSQADDALAALPTDHFEQVEWVNPNTKNLVAEVSIKAPKLYKPPTSVARKHPSGRTIRVLCLDVGMKFNQLRCFLKRGVEVLVCPWDYDIASAIDEFDGLFLSNGPGDPAMLDNVVKNIAAVLEKNEIPVFGICLGHQLLARAAGATTKKMKFGNRGHNIPCTSMVTGKCHITSQNHGFAVDTDSLTNDWKELFVNANDGSNEGIFNTEKPYFSVQFHPESTPGPRDTEFLFDVFINTMANCAEKPELLKAPVSFPGGTIEENERLHPRVSVRKVLVLGSGGLSIGQAGEFDYSGSQAIKALKEEGIYTVLINPNIATIQTSKGLADKVYFLPVNADFVRKVIQYERPDAIYVTFGGQTALQVGIQLKDEFESLGVKVLGTPIDTIITTEDRELFARSMDSIGEKCAKSASANNIDEAMHVVKDIGFPVIVRAAYALGGLGSGFANNEEELMDLCNKAFAASPQVLIERSMKGWKEIEYEVVRDAQDNCITVCNMENFDPLGIHTGDSIVVAPSQTLSDEDYNMLRTTAVNVIRHLGVVGECNIQYALNPFSREYCIIEVNARLSRSSALASKATGYPLAFIAAKLGLGIPLKEIKNSVTKSTCACFEPSLDYVVVKMPRWDLKKFTRVSTQLGSSMKSVGEVMSIGRSFEEAIQKAIRAIDFHNLGFNETEALMSIEDELQTPSDQRLFAIANAMHEGYTVDKIWELTKIDKWFLRKLKGLSDFAKRMTSYSTTDITTSPSILLQAKRLGFSDRQLAKFWSSNEIAVRRLRLEAGIQPFVKQIDTVAAEFPAFTNYLYMTYNASDHDVNFDDHGVMVLGSGVYRIGSSVEFDWCSVRAIRTLRATGFKTIMVNYNPETVSTDYDEADKLYFENINLETVLDIYQLENSSGVLGAMGGQTPNNIALPLHRAGVKVLGTSPEMIDNAENRYKFSRMLDRIEVDQPTWKELTSFAEAQEFCNAVSYPVLVRPSYVLSGAAMNTVYSEKDLKNYLDQAAEVSREHPVVITKYIENAKEIEMDAVAKDGKVIGHFISEHVENAGVHSGDATLILPPQDLEATTIERIEEATRKIGLALNVTGPFNIQFIAKDNDIKVIECNVRASRSFPFVSKVMGVDLIEMATKAIMGQPFQAYPPTDLAPNCVGVKVPQFSFSRLSGADPVLGVEMASTGEVACFGVDKNEAYLKALMSTGFKIPKKNILLSIGSYKDKREMLPSVQKLEKLGYKLFATSGTADFLQEHGVQCQYLEVLGKEEDRSSEFSLTQHLAKNTIDLYINLPSNNKYRRPANYMSKGYQTRRMAVDYQIPLVTNVKNAKILVEAIARHFELEVSKRDYQTSHRTIVLPGLINIAAFVPGIATASNDDLQTVTKSSISAGFSMIRVMPLGVDGAITDALTLKTAQQNSRRGGYCDYNFSVAATSDNADQISHVIGEVGSLFIPFNHLSGNISKVAAVTAHFDSWPTHKPIVTDAKLTDLASILLLASLHNRRIHVTSVTNKDDIKLIALSKAKGLQVTCDVSIYSLYLSRDEYPECERLPTAADQKALWQHMSTIDVFSIGSLPYRLATSLGHKGDPHMGISDALPLLLTSVAEGRLTVDDIKDRLYTNPMEIFELHDQSGTTIEAEIDRPYTVAPGTFWSPFVGRTMRGTVQRVTFQNTTVCLDGEVLPVSPQGKDMSSHIAPPMSPPVKPTTSITQATDSPQARRMSMLGGFQPLNRLRGVDTGAVGATLPSPARGAAPVEELAPGLQLQPLVSSSLQQLLAQPSSFKNTHVLSVKSYSRADLHLLFTVAQEMRLGVQREGVLNILRGRVLTTLFYEPSTRTSASFDAAMQRLGGRTIAISTSHSSVQKGETLQDTLRTLACYGDAVVLRHPEESSVHVAEKYSPVPVINGGNGSKEHPTQAFLDLFTIREELGTVQGLTITFLGDLLYGRPVHSLVYLLRHYHVQVQLVAPKALALPPKVREQLVASGQLLCESETLTPEIMARSDVLYCTRVQRERFPTEEEYQRVKNSYRVDNASLKHAKSSSIVMHPLPRNEEVAEEVDFDQRAAYFRQMRYGLYCRMALLALVMADS; encoded by the exons ATGGCTTTGGTTTCTCAGCCTCCCGCCTCTGCGCGTCAGATTGGCGCCGAGGATGATGGCCTCGTCTGcctcgagcttgaagatggctCCTCCTTCCAGGGTTACAGCTTTGGTGCTCAGAAGAGCATTGCTGGAGAGCTGGTCTTCCAAACGGGTATGGTTGGCTATCCTGAGTCCGTAACGGATCCTTCGTACCGCGGCCAGATCCTCGTCATCACTTTCCCTCTTGTCGGAAACTATGGTGTTCCCTCGCGCGAGGCCATGGATGAGCTCCTCGGCGATCTGCCAGCTCACTTTGAGTCCAGCGAAATCCATATTGCTGGTCTAGTCACAGCTTCATATGCTGGCGAAGACTTCTCCCATTTCTTGGCCAAATCCTCTCTGGGCACATGGCTCAAGGAGCAGGGCGTTCCCGCTATGTACGGCGTTGACACTCGCTCTTTGACCAAGAGAATCCGTGAGAAGGGTAGCATGTTGGGTAAGATGCGCCTTGAGACCCGTGGCCTGACCAATGGCTCTGTCAACAGTCAGGCTGACGATGCCTTGGCTGCTTTGCCCACCGACCACTTTGAGCAGGTCGAATGGGTTAACCCAAACACCAAGAACTTGGTGGCCGAAG TTTCCATTAAGGCTCCTAAGCTCTACAAGCCTCCGACCTCGGTCGCCCGTAAGCACCCATCCGGGCGTACTATCCGTGTTTTGTGCCTCGATGTCGGTATGAAGTTTAACCAGCTGAGGTGCTTCCTCAAGCGTGGTGTCGAGGTCCTTGTCTGTCCTTGGGACTACGATATCGCCAGCGCCATCGACGAGTTCGAcggtctcttcctctctaATGGTCCCGGTGACCCCGCTATGCTCGACAACGTCGTTAAGAACATCGCTGCCGTCCTCGAGAAGAATGAAATCCCCGTTTTCGGTATCTGCTTGGGACATCAGCTCCTCGCCCGTGCTGCTGGTGCCaccaccaagaagatgaagttcGGTAACCGTGGTCACAATATTCCTTGTACCAGCATGGTTACTGGAAAATGCCACATCACTTCTCAGAACCACGGTTTCGCTGTCGACACTGACAGCCTGACCAATGACTGGAAAGAGCTCTTCGTCAACGCCAATGATGGCAGTAACGAGGGTATCTTCAATACAGAGAAGCCCTACTTCAGTGTGCAGTTCCACCCCGAGAGCACCCCTGGTCCTCGCGACACCGAGTTCCTCTTCGATGTCTTCATTAACACCATGGCCAACTGCGCTGAGAAGCCCGAGCTCCTCAAGGCTCCTGTCAGCTTCCCTGGCGGCACCATCGAGGAGAACGAGCGTCTTCACCCCCGCGTCTCCGTTCGCAAGGTCCTCGTTCTTGGCAGTGGTGGTCTCAGCATTGGTCAGGCTGGTGAGTTTGACTACTCTGGTAGCCAAGCTATCAAGGCTTTGAAGGAAGAGGGCATCTACACTGTCCTCATCAACCCCAATATTGCCACTATCCAGACCTCCAAGGGCTTGGCTGACAAGGTTTACTTCCTCCCTGTCAACGCCGACTTCGTTCGAAAGGTCATCCAGTATGAGCGACCTGATGCTATCTATGTGACCTTCGGTGGCCAGACCGCCCTTCAGGTCGGTATCCAGCTCAAGGATGAGTTCGAGTCTCTTGGTGTCAAGGTCCTTGGTACTCCGAtcgacaccatcatcaccaccgaGGATCGTGAGCTCTTTGCCCGAAGCATGGACTCTATTGGCGAGAAGTGTGCAAAGTCCGCCTCTGCCAACAACATTGACGAGGCTATGCACGTCGTGAAGGACATTGGCTTCCCCGTCATTGTGCGTGCCGCCTATGCCCTTGGTGGTCTCGGCAGTGGTTTCGCCAACAACGAGGAGGAACTGATGGATCTCTGCAACAAGGCTTTCGCCGCCAGTCCCCAAGTTCTGATCGAACGTAGTATGAAGGGCTGGAAGGAGATCGAGTACGAGGTTGTCCGTGATGCTCAAGACAACTGCATCACAGTGTGTAACATGGAGAACTTCGACCCTCTCGGTATCCACACTGGTGACTCTATTGTTGTCGCTCCCTCGCAGACCTTGTCTGATGAAGACTACAACATGCTGCGAACAACAGCTGTCAATGTCATTCGCCATCTTGGCGTCGTTGGAGAGTGTAACATCCAGTATGCCCTGAACCCCTTTTCCCGCGAGTACTGCATCATCGAGGTCAACGCCCGTCTGTCTCGATCTTCTGCTCTCGCCTCTAAGGCTACAGGTTACCCTCTGGCCTTTATCGCTGCcaagcttggtcttggtatTCCTCTCAAGGAGATTAAGAACTCGGTCACCAAGTCCACCTGTGCTTGCTTCGAGCCCTCGCTCGATTACGTCGTGGTCAAGATGCCTCGATGGGATCTCAAGAAGTTCACCCGCGTGTCCACTCAGCTTGGCTCCTCCATGAAGAGTGTGGGTGAAGTCATGAGTATTGGTCGATCTTTCGAGGAGGCCATCCAGAAGGCCATCCGAGCCATTGACTTCCACAACCTCGGCTTCAATGAGACGGAGGCCCTCATGAGTATTGAGGATGAGCTCCAGACCCCCTCTGACCAGCGTCTGTTTGCCATTGCCAACGCCATGCACGAGGGATACACTGTCGACAAGATTTGGGAGTTGACCAAGATCGACAAGTGGTTCCTTCGCAAGCTCAAGGGCTTGAGCGACTTCGCCAAGAGAATGACCAGCTACAGCACAACCgacatcaccaccagccCCTCTATCCTTCTCCAGGCCAAGCGACTGGGTTTCAGTGATCGTCAGCTCGCCAAATTCTGGAGCTCCAACGAGATTGCTGTCCGTCGCCTGCGACTTGAGGCTGGTATCCAGCCCTTCGTCAAGCAGATTGATACCGTCGCTGCTGAGTTCCCTGCCTTCACCAACTACCTCTACATGACCTACAATGCATCTGATCACGATGTCAACTTCGACGACCACGGTGTTATGGTCCTCGGCTCTGGTGTCTACCGTATCGGTTCGTCCGTCGAGTTCGATTGGTGCTCAGTCCGAGCTATTCGAACGCTTCGTGCTACCGGTTTCAAGACAATCATGGTCAACTATAACCCGGAGACGGTTAGTACAGACTACGACGAAGCTGATAAGCTTTACTTCGAGAACATCAACCTCGAAACTGTCCTGGACATTTACCAGCTTGAGAACTCAAGCGGTGTTTTGGGTGCTATGGGTGGTCAAACCCCCAACAACATTGCACTCCCCCTACACCGTGCTGGTGTCAAGGTTCTGGGTACTTCTCCCGAGATGATTGACAATGCCGAGAACCGATACAAGTTCTCTCGTATGCTGGACCGCATTGAGGTCGATCAACCTACCTGGAAGGAGCTTACTAGCTTCGCTGAAGCTCAGGAGTTCTGTAACGCTGTTTCTTATCCTGTGCTGGTTCGACCCTCCTACGTCCTCTCGGGTGCTGCTATGAACACAGTTTACTCTGAGAAGGATCTCAAGAATTATTTGGACCAGGCTGCTGAGGTTTCTCGGGAGCACCCTGTCGTTATTACCAAGTACATTGAGAAtgccaaggagattgagatggACGCCGTTGCCAAGGACGGTAAGGTTATTGGACACTTTATCTCCGAACACGTCGAGAACGCTGGTGTTCACTCTGGTGATGCTACCCTTATCTTGCCTCCTCAAGATTTGGAAGCCACTACCATCGAGCGTATTGAGGAGGCTACTCGCAAGATTGGTCTGGCCCTCAACGTCACTGGTCCTTTCAACATTCAGTTCATTGCCAAGGACAACGACATCAAGGTCATCGAGTGTAACGTTCGTGCCTCACGTTCGTTCCCCTTCGTGTCCAAGGTCATGGGTGTTGACTTGATCGAGATGGCCACCAAGGCCATCATGGGCCAGCCTTTCCAGGCTTACCCTCCCACCGATCTTGCCCCCAACTGCGTCGGTGTCAAGGTCCCTCAGTTCAGTTTCTCCCGTCTTTCCGGTGCCGATCCCGTACTCGGTGTCGAGATGGCCTCTACAGGTGAGGTTGCTTGCTTCGGTGTTGACAAGAATGAGGCCTATCTGAAGGCTTTGATGTCTACTGGTTTCAAGATccccaagaagaacatccTCCTGTCCATTGGATCCTACAAGGACAAGCGTGAGATGCTTCCTTCTGTccagaagcttgagaagctcggcTACAAGCTGTTCGCTACTTCCGGTACCGCCGATTTCCTCCAGGAGCACGGCGTTCAGTGCCAGTACCTTGAGGTTCTCGGAAAGGAGGAGGATCGCAGCTCTGAGTTCTCTCTCACCCAGCATCTGGCTAAGAATACCATTGATCTGTACATCAATTTGCCTTCCAACAACAAGTACCGTCGTCCTGCCAACTACATGAGTAAGGGTTACCAGACTCGACGTATGGCCGTTGATTACCAGATCCCTCTCGTCACCAACGTCAAGAACGCCAAGATCCTCGTTGAGGCCATTGCCCGCCACTTCGAGCTTGAGGTCTCTAAGCGCGATTACCAGACCAGCCACCGAACCATCGTGCTGCCTGGTCTAATCAACATCGCTGCCTTTGTTCCAGGCATCGCCACTGCCAGCAATGATGATCTTCAAACAGTGACCAAGTCCTCTATTTCTGCTGGTTTCAGCATGATCCGGGTTATGCCTCTGGGTGTTGATGGCGCCATCACTGATGCCCTCACTTTGAAGACCGCTCAGCAGAACAGCCGACGGGGTGGCTACTGTGACTACAACTTCTCTGTGGCCGCTACCTCGGACAATGCTGACCAGATCAGCCATGTTATTGGCGAGGTTGGCTCTCTCTTCATCCCCTTCAACCACCTCTCTGGCAACATCAGCAAGGTTGCTGCTGTCACTGCTCACTTCGATTCTTGGCCTACACACAAGCCTATTGTCACCGATGCTAAGCTGACTGACTTGGCCTCTATTCTCCTCCTTGCCAGCCTCCACAACCGTCGCATCCACGTTACTTCGGTCACCAACAAGGACGATATCAAGCTTATCGCCCTtagcaaggccaagggaCTCCAAGTCACCTGCGACGTCTCGATCTACTCTCTATACCTCAGCCGTGACGAGTACCCTGAGTGCGAGCGTCTGCCCACTGCAGCTGATCAGAAGGCACTCTGGCAGCACATGTCGACCATTGATGTGTTCTCCATTGGTAGTCTGCCTTACCGCCTGGCTACTTCGCTCGGCCATAAGGGCGATCCTCATATGGGTATCTCTGATGCTCTCCCTCTGCTGCTCACTTCAGTTGCTGAGGGTCGTTTGACTGTTGACGACATCAAGGACCGCCTTTACACCAACCCTATGGAGATCTTCGAGCTCCACGATCAGTCTGGTACCACCATCGAGGCTGAGATTGACCGTCCCTACACCGTGGCTCCGGGTACCTTTTGGTCTCCTTTTGTGGGCCGCACTATGCGTGGAACTGTTCAACGAGTCACTTTCCAGAACACCACCGTCTgccttgatggtgaagtcCTGCCTGTCTCGCCTCAGGGTAAGGACATGTCTTCGCATATCGCTCCTCCCATGTCGCCTCCAGTCAAGCCCACCACCTCGATCACTCAAGCCACCGACTCTCCCCAAGCCCGCCGCATGTCCATGCTGGGTGGCTTCCAGCCTCTGAACCGTCTCCGTGGTGTCGATACTGGTGCTGTTGGCGCTACTCTGCCTTCGCCTGCTCGTGGTGCTGCTCCTGTTGAGGAGCTCGCCCCTGGCCTCCAACTCCAACCTCTGGTCAGCTCTTCTCTGCAGCAGCTCCTGGCTCAGCCTTCGTCGTTCAAGAACACACACGTCCTGTCCGTTAAGTCTTACAGCCGAGCTGATCTCCATCTGCTCTTCACCGTTGCTCAGGAGATGCGTCTTGGTGTCCAGCGCGAAGGTGTCTTGAACATCCTTCGAGGCCGCGTCTTGACCACGCTCTTCTACGAGCCCTCTACTCGCACGTCGGCTTCGTTCGATGCTGCTATGCAGCGTCTTGGTGGACGCACCATCGCCATCTCCACCTCTCACTCCTCTGTCCAGAAGGGTGAGACTCTCCAGGATACCCTCCGTACTCTGGCTTGCTatggtgatgctgttgttctCCGTCACCCTGAGGAGAGCAGCGTTCATGTTGCTGAGAAATACAGCCCTGTCCCTGTTATCAACGGCGGCAACGGCAGCAAGGAGCACCCCACGCAGGCtttccttgatctcttcaCCATCCGTGAGGAGTTGGGTACTGTACAGGGCTTGACCATCACCTTCCTGGGTGATCTTCTCTATGGCCGACCTGTGCACTCCCTTGTATACCTACTGCGACACTACCACGTCCAGGTCCAGCTGGTCGCCCCTAAGGCTCTGGCTTTGCCACCTAAGGTCCGAGAGCAGCTCGTTGCTTCTGGCCAACTTCTATGCGAGTCTGAGACTCTTACACCTGAGATCATGGCTCGCAGTGACGTCCTGTACTGCACACGTGTGCAGCGGGAGCGCTTCCCTACTGAGGAGGAGTACCAGCGCGTTAAGAACTCTTACCGAGTGGACAACGCTTCGCTCAAGCATGCTAAGAGCTCTTCAATTGTTATGCACCCTCTCCCTCGCAACGAGGAGGTTGCCGAGGAGGTCGACTTCGACCAGCGGGCTGCATACTTCCGACAG ATGCGCTATGGCCTCTACTGCCGCATGGCTCTGTTGGCGTTGGTTATGGCTGATTCGTAA